One segment of Alligator mississippiensis isolate rAllMis1 chromosome 13, rAllMis1, whole genome shotgun sequence DNA contains the following:
- the TNFRSF14 gene encoding tumor necrosis factor receptor superfamily member 14 isoform X1 — protein sequence MTLTFLVFLVIRAVPSEAVVCSPGEYAVHGECCPMCSPGQRVQKHCNNFSSTSCIPCVGNTYTDHPNGLEECRRCKFCDEELKLIIKEKCVYTRNTVCGCREGYFCRDFHDEDCEMCQKRTICPPGFRVSSPGTVTSDHVCEICPKGTFSAANMSMVCTPWTRCEDSGMVEVKAGTSASDAGCGRGRDAVTTGAVTGLIILVLLLIPVAVFLYWRKKKKRKQYEPRKPETEGLEKGEEALVLVPENGREIAIGIQETASHPGVLGL from the exons ATGACGCTG ACTTTTCTCGTGTTCTTGGTAATAAGAGCAGTTCCCTCAGAAGCTGTGGTGTGCAGTCCAGGAGAGTACGCAGTACATGGCGAGTGCTGCCCTATGTGCAGTCCAG GTCAGCGAGTACAGAAACATTGCAACAATTTCTCCTCCACAAGCTGCATTCCTTGTGTCGGGAACACATACACAGACCATCCCAATGGCTTAGAGGAGTGCAGAAGATGTAAATTTTGTGATGAAG AACTCAAActgataataaaagaaaaatgtgtgtaCACAAGAAACACAGTGTGTGGCTGCAGAGAGGGGTATTTCTGCCGTGACTTCCACGATGAGGACTGCGAAATGTGCCAAAAACGCACCATCTGCCCCCCTGGCTTTCGGGTGTCCAGTCCAG GTACAGTGACCAGTGACCACGTATGTGAGATCTGTCCTAAGGGAACCTTCTCAGCAGCAAATATGTCAATGGTCTGCACACCATGGACCAG GTGTGAAGACAGTGGTATGGTTGAAGTAAAGGCTGGGACGTCTGCTTCAGATGCAGGTTGTGGAAGAGGCAGAGATGCTGTGACAACTGGAGCAGTTACTGGTCTTATTATACTTGTCTTGCTGTTGATACCTGTAGCAGTGTTCCTCTACTGgcgaaaaaaaaagaagaggaaacagTATGAGCCAC GAAAACCGGAGACAGAG ggcCTTGAGAAAGGTGAGGAAGCACTGGTGCTGGTGCCAGAGAATGGGCGAGAGATAGCTATAGGCATTCAGGAAACCGCCTCACACCCTGGAGTGCTAGGCCTCTGA
- the TNFRSF14 gene encoding tumor necrosis factor receptor superfamily member 14 isoform X2 has product MTLTFLVFLVIRAVPSEAVVCSPGEYAVHGECCPMCSPGQRVQKHCNNFSSTSCIPCVGNTYTDHPNGLEECRRCKFCDEELKLIIKEKCVYTRNTVCGCREGYFCRDFHDEDCEMCQKRTICPPGFRVSSPGTVTSDHVCEICPKGTFSAANMSMVCTPWTRCEDSGMVEVKAGTSASDAGCGRGRDAVTTGAVTGLIILVLLLIPVAVFLYWRKKKKRKQYEPRKPETEGIGPEDP; this is encoded by the exons ATGACGCTG ACTTTTCTCGTGTTCTTGGTAATAAGAGCAGTTCCCTCAGAAGCTGTGGTGTGCAGTCCAGGAGAGTACGCAGTACATGGCGAGTGCTGCCCTATGTGCAGTCCAG GTCAGCGAGTACAGAAACATTGCAACAATTTCTCCTCCACAAGCTGCATTCCTTGTGTCGGGAACACATACACAGACCATCCCAATGGCTTAGAGGAGTGCAGAAGATGTAAATTTTGTGATGAAG AACTCAAActgataataaaagaaaaatgtgtgtaCACAAGAAACACAGTGTGTGGCTGCAGAGAGGGGTATTTCTGCCGTGACTTCCACGATGAGGACTGCGAAATGTGCCAAAAACGCACCATCTGCCCCCCTGGCTTTCGGGTGTCCAGTCCAG GTACAGTGACCAGTGACCACGTATGTGAGATCTGTCCTAAGGGAACCTTCTCAGCAGCAAATATGTCAATGGTCTGCACACCATGGACCAG GTGTGAAGACAGTGGTATGGTTGAAGTAAAGGCTGGGACGTCTGCTTCAGATGCAGGTTGTGGAAGAGGCAGAGATGCTGTGACAACTGGAGCAGTTACTGGTCTTATTATACTTGTCTTGCTGTTGATACCTGTAGCAGTGTTCCTCTACTGgcgaaaaaaaaagaagaggaaacagTATGAGCCAC GAAAACCGGAGACAGAG gggattggaccagaggacccttga
- the TNFRSF14 gene encoding tumor necrosis factor receptor superfamily member 14 isoform X3, which produces MCSPGQRVQKHCNNFSSTSCIPCVGNTYTDHPNGLEECRRCKFCDEELKLIIKEKCVYTRNTVCGCREGYFCRDFHDEDCEMCQKRTICPPGFRVSSPGTVTSDHVCEICPKGTFSAANMSMVCTPWTRCEDSGMVEVKAGTSASDAGCGRGRDAVTTGAVTGLIILVLLLIPVAVFLYWRKKKKRKQYEPRKPETEGLEKGEEALVLVPENGREIAIGIQETASHPGVLGL; this is translated from the exons ATGTGCAGTCCAG GTCAGCGAGTACAGAAACATTGCAACAATTTCTCCTCCACAAGCTGCATTCCTTGTGTCGGGAACACATACACAGACCATCCCAATGGCTTAGAGGAGTGCAGAAGATGTAAATTTTGTGATGAAG AACTCAAActgataataaaagaaaaatgtgtgtaCACAAGAAACACAGTGTGTGGCTGCAGAGAGGGGTATTTCTGCCGTGACTTCCACGATGAGGACTGCGAAATGTGCCAAAAACGCACCATCTGCCCCCCTGGCTTTCGGGTGTCCAGTCCAG GTACAGTGACCAGTGACCACGTATGTGAGATCTGTCCTAAGGGAACCTTCTCAGCAGCAAATATGTCAATGGTCTGCACACCATGGACCAG GTGTGAAGACAGTGGTATGGTTGAAGTAAAGGCTGGGACGTCTGCTTCAGATGCAGGTTGTGGAAGAGGCAGAGATGCTGTGACAACTGGAGCAGTTACTGGTCTTATTATACTTGTCTTGCTGTTGATACCTGTAGCAGTGTTCCTCTACTGgcgaaaaaaaaagaagaggaaacagTATGAGCCAC GAAAACCGGAGACAGAG ggcCTTGAGAAAGGTGAGGAAGCACTGGTGCTGGTGCCAGAGAATGGGCGAGAGATAGCTATAGGCATTCAGGAAACCGCCTCACACCCTGGAGTGCTAGGCCTCTGA